From Lonchura striata isolate bLonStr1 chromosome 3, bLonStr1.mat, whole genome shotgun sequence, one genomic window encodes:
- the ABCG8 gene encoding ATP-binding cassette sub-family G member 8 isoform X3, producing MKMPWTWKSDPHSRVTVIQNLNLKVRSGQMLAIIGTTAGGKTSLLDVITCRDHGGKIKSGQVMINNKPSTPQLVRKCIAHVRQDDRLLPHLTVRETLLFVAKLRLPKFFSDSQRKKRVEDVIAELRLRQCANTRVGNEYLRGVSGGERRRVSIGVQLLWNPGILILDEPTSGLDSFTAHNLVITLSRLARGNRLVLLSLHQPRSDIFQLFDLVLLMTSGLTVYCGTAKDMVQYFTELGYPCPRYSNPADFYVDLTSIDKQTAEKEMESQKRANTLANLFVEKVKHFDDFLWKATEGDNTETTVIKQRNSEEIINMPHHLNYQLPGALKQFTILLSRQVANDFRDLSTLLIHGFEALLMSLLMGFLYYGHEKNGLSIRDTTALLYMIGALIPFTIILDVITKCHSERAMLYHDLEGGMYSVSPYFFAKILGELPEHCIFVVIYGIPIYWLANLVPEPEHFLLNFLLLWLAVYSARAMALWVAALLPTLQLSAFLGNVLFTSFYLSGGFVISLNSLWTLPFWISKISFVRWNFQGMMQVQFTDTTYEMTDRNITYQIPGKLVTQALDLDSHPLYVSYLVLTGIICSFLLLYYLSLRFIKQKSSQDW from the exons ATGAAAATGCCCTGGACCTGGAAATCGGATCCCCATTCCCGTGTGACAGTAATCCAAAATCTGAATCTCAAAGTGCGAAGTGGTCAGATGCTTGCAATTATAGGAACCACTG ctGGTGGAAAGACATCCTTGCTTGACGTGATAACCTGCCGGGATCACGGAGGCAAAATCAAGTCTGGTCAAGTCATGATCAACAACAAACCCAGCACTCCCCAGCTTGTTAGGAAATGCATAGCACACGTGAGACAGGATGACCGACTGCTCCCCCACCTGACTGTCAGAGAAACACTATTGTTCGTTGCCAAACTGCGCCTTCCAAAGTTTTTTTCAGactcacaaaggaaaaaaagg GTGGAGGACGTGATCGCAGAGCTCCGCCTGCGGCAATGCGCCAACACAAGGGTGGGGAACGAGTACCTGCGGGGCGTCTCCGGGGGAGAGAGGCGCAGAGTGAGCATCGGCgtgcagctgctctggaacCCGG GAATACTCATACTTGATGAACCCACATCTGGACTGGACAGTTTTACTGCACATAACCTTGTGATAACATTATCCAGACTGGCCAGAGGAAACAGATTGGTTCTTCTTTCACTTCATCAGCCCCGGTCAGATATCTTCCAGCTGTTTGATTTGGTTCTTCTGATGACTTCTGGACTCACTGTCTACTGTGGAACAGCTAAAGACATGGTCCAGTATTTCACAGAACTAGGCTATCCCTGCCCAAGGTACAGCAATCCTGCAGATTTCTATG TTGACTTGACCAGTATTGATAAACAGACTGCAGAAAAGGAGATGGAAAGCCAAAAAAGAGCAAATACTCTTGCCAACTTGTTTGTAGAAAAGGTCAAACATTTTGATGATTTCTTATGGAAAGCTACTGAAGGAGACAACACTGAGACCACAGTCATCAAGCAGAG GAATTCAGAAGAGATTATCAATATGCCTCACCATTTAAATTATCAATTACCAGGAGCCTTAAAGCAGTTCACAATATTATTAAG TCGTCAGGTCGCCAAtgacttcagagatctctcaaCATTATTAATCCATGGATTTGAAGCCCTTCTTATGTCATTACTAATGGGATTTTTGTACTATGGCCATGAAAAAAATGGACTCTCTATTCGTGACACAACAGCACTGCTGTACATGATAGGTGCCCTTATCCCATTCACAATAATTTTGGATGTTATTACCAAAT GTCATTCAGAAAGAGCAATGCTTTATCATGACTTGGAAGGTGGAATGTATTCTGTTAGCCCATACTTCTTTGCTAAG ATTTTGGGGGAGCTCCCAGAACACTGCATTTTTGTTGTAATTTATGGGATTCCCATCTACTGGCTGGCAAACCTTGTTCCTGAGCCAGAACATTTCCTGCTGAACTTCCTGTTACTGTGGTTGGCTGTCTACAGTGCCCGTGCCATGGCACTTTGGGTCGCAGCCCTCCTGCCGACGTTGCAGCTCTCGGCCTTCCTTGGCAATGTCCTCTTCACATCATTCTATCTGAGTGGTGGCTTTGTGATAAGCCTCAACAGCCTCTGGACAC ttccTTTTTGGATTTCAAAAATCTCTTTTGTCAGATGGAATTTTCAAGGAATGATGCAAGTTCAGTTCACTGACACCACATATGAAATGACTGATCGAAACATTACTTATCAAATACCAGGAAAACTT GTCACTCAGGCTCTGGACCTGGACTCCCACCCTCTCTACGTGAGCTACCTTGTCCTCACTGGCATCATTTGCAGCTTCCTGCTCTTATACTATTTATCTCTGCGCTTCATCAAGCAGAAGTCGAGCCAAGACTGGtaa
- the ABCG8 gene encoding ATP-binding cassette sub-family G member 8 isoform X1, with product MKEATENVSLDNASWRQTKNQDTIFHSEEDNSLYFTYSGKSNVLEVKELNYQVNTASQIPWYENLAQMKMPWTWKSDPHSRVTVIQNLNLKVRSGQMLAIIGTTAGGKTSLLDVITCRDHGGKIKSGQVMINNKPSTPQLVRKCIAHVRQDDRLLPHLTVRETLLFVAKLRLPKFFSDSQRKKRVEDVIAELRLRQCANTRVGNEYLRGVSGGERRRVSIGVQLLWNPGILILDEPTSGLDSFTAHNLVITLSRLARGNRLVLLSLHQPRSDIFQLFDLVLLMTSGLTVYCGTAKDMVQYFTELGYPCPRYSNPADFYVDLTSIDKQTAEKEMESQKRANTLANLFVEKVKHFDDFLWKATEGDNTETTVIKQRNSEEIINMPHHLNYQLPGALKQFTILLSRQVANDFRDLSTLLIHGFEALLMSLLMGFLYYGHEKNGLSIRDTTALLYMIGALIPFTIILDVITKCHSERAMLYHDLEGGMYSVSPYFFAKILGELPEHCIFVVIYGIPIYWLANLVPEPEHFLLNFLLLWLAVYSARAMALWVAALLPTLQLSAFLGNVLFTSFYLSGGFVISLNSLWTLPFWISKISFVRWNFQGMMQVQFTDTTYEMTDRNITYQIPGKLVTQALDLDSHPLYVSYLVLTGIICSFLLLYYLSLRFIKQKSSQDW from the exons atgaAGGAAGCTACTGAAAATGTCTCTCTGGACAATGCCAGCTGGAGGCAG ACCAAGAACCAGGATACTATTTTTCACTCTGAAGAAGATAACAGTCTTTATTTCACATACAGTGGAAAATCAAATGTACTGGAGGTCAAAGAGCTCAACTACCAG GTTAACACAGCATCCCAGATTCCCTGGTATGAGAACCTTGCTCAGATGAAAATGCCCTGGACCTGGAAATCGGATCCCCATTCCCGTGTGACAGTAATCCAAAATCTGAATCTCAAAGTGCGAAGTGGTCAGATGCTTGCAATTATAGGAACCACTG ctGGTGGAAAGACATCCTTGCTTGACGTGATAACCTGCCGGGATCACGGAGGCAAAATCAAGTCTGGTCAAGTCATGATCAACAACAAACCCAGCACTCCCCAGCTTGTTAGGAAATGCATAGCACACGTGAGACAGGATGACCGACTGCTCCCCCACCTGACTGTCAGAGAAACACTATTGTTCGTTGCCAAACTGCGCCTTCCAAAGTTTTTTTCAGactcacaaaggaaaaaaagg GTGGAGGACGTGATCGCAGAGCTCCGCCTGCGGCAATGCGCCAACACAAGGGTGGGGAACGAGTACCTGCGGGGCGTCTCCGGGGGAGAGAGGCGCAGAGTGAGCATCGGCgtgcagctgctctggaacCCGG GAATACTCATACTTGATGAACCCACATCTGGACTGGACAGTTTTACTGCACATAACCTTGTGATAACATTATCCAGACTGGCCAGAGGAAACAGATTGGTTCTTCTTTCACTTCATCAGCCCCGGTCAGATATCTTCCAGCTGTTTGATTTGGTTCTTCTGATGACTTCTGGACTCACTGTCTACTGTGGAACAGCTAAAGACATGGTCCAGTATTTCACAGAACTAGGCTATCCCTGCCCAAGGTACAGCAATCCTGCAGATTTCTATG TTGACTTGACCAGTATTGATAAACAGACTGCAGAAAAGGAGATGGAAAGCCAAAAAAGAGCAAATACTCTTGCCAACTTGTTTGTAGAAAAGGTCAAACATTTTGATGATTTCTTATGGAAAGCTACTGAAGGAGACAACACTGAGACCACAGTCATCAAGCAGAG GAATTCAGAAGAGATTATCAATATGCCTCACCATTTAAATTATCAATTACCAGGAGCCTTAAAGCAGTTCACAATATTATTAAG TCGTCAGGTCGCCAAtgacttcagagatctctcaaCATTATTAATCCATGGATTTGAAGCCCTTCTTATGTCATTACTAATGGGATTTTTGTACTATGGCCATGAAAAAAATGGACTCTCTATTCGTGACACAACAGCACTGCTGTACATGATAGGTGCCCTTATCCCATTCACAATAATTTTGGATGTTATTACCAAAT GTCATTCAGAAAGAGCAATGCTTTATCATGACTTGGAAGGTGGAATGTATTCTGTTAGCCCATACTTCTTTGCTAAG ATTTTGGGGGAGCTCCCAGAACACTGCATTTTTGTTGTAATTTATGGGATTCCCATCTACTGGCTGGCAAACCTTGTTCCTGAGCCAGAACATTTCCTGCTGAACTTCCTGTTACTGTGGTTGGCTGTCTACAGTGCCCGTGCCATGGCACTTTGGGTCGCAGCCCTCCTGCCGACGTTGCAGCTCTCGGCCTTCCTTGGCAATGTCCTCTTCACATCATTCTATCTGAGTGGTGGCTTTGTGATAAGCCTCAACAGCCTCTGGACAC ttccTTTTTGGATTTCAAAAATCTCTTTTGTCAGATGGAATTTTCAAGGAATGATGCAAGTTCAGTTCACTGACACCACATATGAAATGACTGATCGAAACATTACTTATCAAATACCAGGAAAACTT GTCACTCAGGCTCTGGACCTGGACTCCCACCCTCTCTACGTGAGCTACCTTGTCCTCACTGGCATCATTTGCAGCTTCCTGCTCTTATACTATTTATCTCTGCGCTTCATCAAGCAGAAGTCGAGCCAAGACTGGtaa
- the ABCG8 gene encoding ATP-binding cassette sub-family G member 8 isoform X2: protein MKEATENVSLDNASWRQVNTASQIPWYENLAQMKMPWTWKSDPHSRVTVIQNLNLKVRSGQMLAIIGTTAGGKTSLLDVITCRDHGGKIKSGQVMINNKPSTPQLVRKCIAHVRQDDRLLPHLTVRETLLFVAKLRLPKFFSDSQRKKRVEDVIAELRLRQCANTRVGNEYLRGVSGGERRRVSIGVQLLWNPGILILDEPTSGLDSFTAHNLVITLSRLARGNRLVLLSLHQPRSDIFQLFDLVLLMTSGLTVYCGTAKDMVQYFTELGYPCPRYSNPADFYVDLTSIDKQTAEKEMESQKRANTLANLFVEKVKHFDDFLWKATEGDNTETTVIKQRNSEEIINMPHHLNYQLPGALKQFTILLSRQVANDFRDLSTLLIHGFEALLMSLLMGFLYYGHEKNGLSIRDTTALLYMIGALIPFTIILDVITKCHSERAMLYHDLEGGMYSVSPYFFAKILGELPEHCIFVVIYGIPIYWLANLVPEPEHFLLNFLLLWLAVYSARAMALWVAALLPTLQLSAFLGNVLFTSFYLSGGFVISLNSLWTLPFWISKISFVRWNFQGMMQVQFTDTTYEMTDRNITYQIPGKLVTQALDLDSHPLYVSYLVLTGIICSFLLLYYLSLRFIKQKSSQDW from the exons atgaAGGAAGCTACTGAAAATGTCTCTCTGGACAATGCCAGCTGGAGGCAG GTTAACACAGCATCCCAGATTCCCTGGTATGAGAACCTTGCTCAGATGAAAATGCCCTGGACCTGGAAATCGGATCCCCATTCCCGTGTGACAGTAATCCAAAATCTGAATCTCAAAGTGCGAAGTGGTCAGATGCTTGCAATTATAGGAACCACTG ctGGTGGAAAGACATCCTTGCTTGACGTGATAACCTGCCGGGATCACGGAGGCAAAATCAAGTCTGGTCAAGTCATGATCAACAACAAACCCAGCACTCCCCAGCTTGTTAGGAAATGCATAGCACACGTGAGACAGGATGACCGACTGCTCCCCCACCTGACTGTCAGAGAAACACTATTGTTCGTTGCCAAACTGCGCCTTCCAAAGTTTTTTTCAGactcacaaaggaaaaaaagg GTGGAGGACGTGATCGCAGAGCTCCGCCTGCGGCAATGCGCCAACACAAGGGTGGGGAACGAGTACCTGCGGGGCGTCTCCGGGGGAGAGAGGCGCAGAGTGAGCATCGGCgtgcagctgctctggaacCCGG GAATACTCATACTTGATGAACCCACATCTGGACTGGACAGTTTTACTGCACATAACCTTGTGATAACATTATCCAGACTGGCCAGAGGAAACAGATTGGTTCTTCTTTCACTTCATCAGCCCCGGTCAGATATCTTCCAGCTGTTTGATTTGGTTCTTCTGATGACTTCTGGACTCACTGTCTACTGTGGAACAGCTAAAGACATGGTCCAGTATTTCACAGAACTAGGCTATCCCTGCCCAAGGTACAGCAATCCTGCAGATTTCTATG TTGACTTGACCAGTATTGATAAACAGACTGCAGAAAAGGAGATGGAAAGCCAAAAAAGAGCAAATACTCTTGCCAACTTGTTTGTAGAAAAGGTCAAACATTTTGATGATTTCTTATGGAAAGCTACTGAAGGAGACAACACTGAGACCACAGTCATCAAGCAGAG GAATTCAGAAGAGATTATCAATATGCCTCACCATTTAAATTATCAATTACCAGGAGCCTTAAAGCAGTTCACAATATTATTAAG TCGTCAGGTCGCCAAtgacttcagagatctctcaaCATTATTAATCCATGGATTTGAAGCCCTTCTTATGTCATTACTAATGGGATTTTTGTACTATGGCCATGAAAAAAATGGACTCTCTATTCGTGACACAACAGCACTGCTGTACATGATAGGTGCCCTTATCCCATTCACAATAATTTTGGATGTTATTACCAAAT GTCATTCAGAAAGAGCAATGCTTTATCATGACTTGGAAGGTGGAATGTATTCTGTTAGCCCATACTTCTTTGCTAAG ATTTTGGGGGAGCTCCCAGAACACTGCATTTTTGTTGTAATTTATGGGATTCCCATCTACTGGCTGGCAAACCTTGTTCCTGAGCCAGAACATTTCCTGCTGAACTTCCTGTTACTGTGGTTGGCTGTCTACAGTGCCCGTGCCATGGCACTTTGGGTCGCAGCCCTCCTGCCGACGTTGCAGCTCTCGGCCTTCCTTGGCAATGTCCTCTTCACATCATTCTATCTGAGTGGTGGCTTTGTGATAAGCCTCAACAGCCTCTGGACAC ttccTTTTTGGATTTCAAAAATCTCTTTTGTCAGATGGAATTTTCAAGGAATGATGCAAGTTCAGTTCACTGACACCACATATGAAATGACTGATCGAAACATTACTTATCAAATACCAGGAAAACTT GTCACTCAGGCTCTGGACCTGGACTCCCACCCTCTCTACGTGAGCTACCTTGTCCTCACTGGCATCATTTGCAGCTTCCTGCTCTTATACTATTTATCTCTGCGCTTCATCAAGCAGAAGTCGAGCCAAGACTGGtaa